Within Aspergillus oryzae RIB40 DNA, chromosome 2, the genomic segment GGTAGTACAGTAATCCGTACTTAAGCAAATCTGGGGAAACAAGCCCGCACGTGAGCCCTCCACCACTCCGCAATTGCACAATTGACCCGAGGTCTTCACATGCAACAATGCGATGCCGTCACCCATAATGTGACTTGTTCCGCTGATCGGTCAACTCGCCAACTCTCCGTGGACGAACCTCTTCCCTTAGTATACTCACTCACGATCTTGACTGAATACACACCGCACAATTTTCAGACGCGTCCCATTCAGACGCTTTCCTCATGGCCTATGTCGCCTTGGTTTAAAGAAGGGCGCTGTGTGAGCTACCCGCTCGACTTCAAGTGCCCCGGTAACTAAGTCACAATGGCCGCCCAGTCAACACTACGCTCACGGGAGGATCCCCTCGCCACACTATACCACTACTACCTCAACTTGTTTCGTTCTCGGTTCAAGCGTTCATCGAAAACAACCAAGCTGATTGCTACAGTTGCGCTATTTCTCTCGATCGTAACAACTGGATATGGAGGGTACAAACGACTACGGCAGAGGGCGAAGGAACGCGCCCAGGGCAGACGATTGTTACGGCGAAACTCTGGAATTAGGGGAAAGGACGGGTCTCGCACCATATACGTGCCTTACAAAGATTCTCTGACATCCAAAGTTACTATCCATCCAACGAAACCTACGACGTTTGATGCACACCGAAGGCTTTTCTTAAACCCCCCAGCTTCGGCTCGCGCTGGAGATGGCGAATCAAATCAGATTCCACCACCGACGACTAAGCCGGGCCTAAatcttgcttttcttcacCAGTTTCTGAGTCTTGGGAGTATTATGGTCCCTAGATGGGGTAGTAAGGAGACCGGCCTTCTTATGGGTCATGGCGTCTTCTTACTGCTACGGACGTACTTATCGCTGTTAATTGCAAGGCTGGATGGTGAGATCGTGAGAGATCTTGTTGCAGGGAAAGGCCGAGCGTTCATGTGGGGTATTGTCAAATGGTGTGGCATTGGCACGCTTGCTTCGTATACAAATGCCATGATAAAGTTCCTGCAGTCGAAGGTGTCTATCGCATTTCGAACGAGACTCACCCGGTACATCCACGATCTGTATCTCACCGGTGATGACAATTATTATAAGTTGATGAACCTGGACGGCGGCATCGGTCAAGGTGCGGACCAGTTCATCACGCAGGATCTCACACTCTTCTgctctgcagctgcagcacTGTATTCCTCCATGGGGAAACCGCTGGTGGATTTATTCGTCTTCAACTATCAGCTCTACCGCTCTCTGGGGCCTTTGGCCCTTAGCGGAATCCTCACAGGCTATTTCAGCACTGCAATTGTTCTGCGTAAACTGTCACCTCCGTTCGGCAAGCTCAAGGCTGTTGAGggcaaaaaggaaggagattTCAGAGGGCTTCACTCTAGATTACTCGCGAACGCTGAGGAGATATCGTTCTATGGGGGAGCTGACATCGAGCGAGTCTTTTTAACGAGAAGCTTCAAGGATCTCCAGCGCTGGTTGGAGGGTATTTACAGCCTGAAGATCCGCTATAATATGCTCGAGGATGTTATCTTGAAGTATTCATGGTCTGCCTTCGGCTATTTGATCACATCTTTGCCTGTATTTCTCCCTGCGTGGGGTGGCCTAGGTGGAGCCCTGGAGTTAGCCGATACGCCTGAATCAGTCGGGAGAGAACGGGGCCGTATGAAGGAGTTCATCACAAACAAACGTCTGATGCTCTCTCTAGCAGATGCCGGCGGTCGAATGATGTACAGTATCAAGGACATTTCGGAACTGGCTGGTTACACCTCTCGTGTCTATACACTGATTTCAACACTCCATAGGGTCCATGCTGACGCATATTACCCTCCACGCGGCTCCCATGCGGAGTTGTACTCTCTAGCAGATGCTCAGGGCACCATCCACAATGGCTTTGATGGAGTGCGTCTTGAAAATGTTCCAATCGTTGCGCCATCTCTCTATCCtcatggtggcgatgagcttcttgagTCACTGTCATTCGTTGTGCATTCTGGAGATCACCTTCTTATATCTGGACCGAACGGAGTTGGCAAATCTGCTATTGCTCGTATCATAGCAGGTTTATGGCCGGTTTATCGTGGGTTAGTCAGTCGACCAAGGGGATTCGGACTGGATGGAATTATGTTCCTTCCACAACGACCCTACCTCAGTGTGGGTACTCTGCGTGACCAAGTCATCTACCCTCACACGGAGGTCGACATGCGCAAGGGAGGTATATCAGACGCATGTCTACAAAAGATCTTGGATGACGCCCACTTAGGTTACCTCCCTACCCGCGAGGGTGGATGGGACTCCCGCAAGGAGTGGAAGGATGTCCTGAGCGGTGGtgagaagcaaagaatggCTATGGCACGTCTATACTACCATGAGCCCCGTTACGCCTTCCTCGACGAAGGAACCTCTGCGGTCTCCTCCGATGTTGAGGGCTTGCTGTACGAGCGGGCCAAAGAGCGCGGAATTACACTCATCACGATCTCTACGCGTGCGTCTCTCAAGAAGTATCACACTTACAACCTCACCCTTGGTCTTGGCTCCGAAGGCGAACAGTGGGAGTTTGAGCGGATTGGCAccgccaaggagaagatgaatgtTGAGAAAGAGCTGCAAGAACTTCGTAAGCGGCTGGATAAGGTCGATGAATGGAAACAACGCCgagaggagatcgagaacGAACTACGTAAGGTTTgggttgaggaaggagagcTGGCCCCGCCACCATATACGGAACAGCCGGAAACAGCTGAAAGCCCAACGGTCGAGGAATTGTCGAGCTGATGAGTGTGGTTTTGGAAAGAAGTAAGAGCAGGGAGTATATAAATATCTCGTACGTAGTAGCATGAGCTTGAGATAGAAGTCAAGGGGTACTGTGGTGGGTATCACCTACCAAGCCTTACCACTCAATTTTAAGTGAGATTTAGTTATTTTTGGTAGTTCTTTGAGTTTTTGATTCGCCTGACTGCAGTGGGATTGATGAATCACCATCCATGTCCTCAATGAATCTATTGTTCATCTGTAGTCACATGACCTCTGTCCACTCAGAAGGGGCAAAGCAAATCATCGCAACCGTGACTTACGGAAATCaaaataattatttatattttattttacatCTACCAGAAGATCCGCCCTTATACTTCAACTGAAACTAAAGGTCATGAACTATCTGTCCGCtcaatattttttttctctatttaAGAATGGCATGTCTACGCCGCTTCTAGATTAGTTTCCGATACTCCAATACCTAAGGGTGTCAGCTTCTTCACTCTCTACTAAAATGTCCCTGTCACAATTACCACACCCGGTagcggaagggaaagagagcgAAAATGTAATAATAATCCCTATAGGCGAATGTATCAGCGATGGGGATAAGTACACTTGGCCCACCGAAGCCAGGTTTGGCATGCCAGATGATAGCAGTTACCGGGAGAAATTGGCAATGTTATGGATGCAGAAGCTTGGAGCATTCGAAGAGGGTATGACAACCtttattttctaatttctatGATGACTATTATCATGTATCGATTTCGGTAGCTGTCATGATTGTTTCAGTTCTATTACATCAATCTTTCCCTACAACAATCTTTCCCAGCATCAACGCCAGTCCTCCTTAGTACCATTGTACTCGCCCCTAGTGCTCAAGACTCGCTGACTAttattataccactctgtTTACTTCACTGCACCTGAATCTGTTTTAAATCATATCATGTATATTCTTATCCATTATCTCACCTAATCCTGTCTTTCAGTGCGTGAGATAGATCCGGGTTCCAACATTGTTCCTGTGATACCTTTGAACTGGGGTCTTTTTTTTGTCGACTAAAATTTACACATGGTCCTCAAGTTCTTTCTAGCTAAGCATTGATTTTCAGGGAGGAGATATATGATCGACCGCTTGCCAGATGGTTACGGCCTCTTTGATAGACCGCGTGGGACGGACCCTACCATTGTAAGTCATTGTCCTACTATGGTACAAAACTTTTCTAGGTCTAACAGTATTCACCTCAGCGTGATAGATTTCTTTGGGGTCATCCAATTGGGCAATACTTTCCCTCGATACTCCAGTTCTTTCCACATTTTTACCATCTGATGACAGGCGCGGTTGGGACTTGCCATTGCATGCTTTGTGATAAACTAGCAAAGCGTGAAAAAGGTTCAGCGCTCCCTCCGTAATTCACTTTCAACCCTATTCGCTAATGTACTCCCAGCGATGTTAAATGGTTCACAACGAGGACGAGCACGAGGGAGGGCacgagggagaggaagttcCAGTATTGCGAGGCCGATCGACATGCCCACCGGAGGGACACCAGGTCGACCTCCAGGACGACCGTATGGGAGATTACCTGGTAGGCCACCCGGGAAGCCATCTGGTAGGTCTGCTACCGCCGGAGTGCGCGCTATTCTTGACAGTGAAGGAACACCGGACGTATTCAAGATGGCCGTCAGGAGGCTCAAAGAACAAGGTGTTCTGGATGAGAGAATAAGAGAGGATGGCAGCATGGACTGGAGGGCTGAGAGGGCAGCACTCGACGAGTATATTGAGCAGTTAGGCATGCAGCCTTCCTACGTTCCTCGACCCGGAGAAGTCGTACTCTGGGCTCCGGAGTATCAGGGGGAACTAGCCTGGAACCACGAAACCAAGCGCGTCGAAATGTACGCGCCCAATCAAAACGAATGGTTGGGAACCCCCGCATGGCGGGCTGGTATTGTAGGCCAGActccagaagaagacacaGTCCTTCAGGACTTAGTCATTACAGCGCCCAAAAAATGGGGTGTCAACTACTCCGGCTTTCGCGTGGAAACTTTTCCTGATCCTCAAAGCTACGATAAAAGTTACTCATTGCACTACAAATATGTCCATTTGTTGTGTATCAAGCCCTTCAATGCATACGAGCTCTTTCTGCAAGGAATTCCGCCCGAAGAGTTACACCCCTCCATCGGGTATGCGATGACGATAATGTCGTCGTTCAGTCTCCTGGACAAATATCACTTCAAAGGAACTTGGCCAAACGCAGCCATTTATTGCCGGGGTATTTTCATCGGAGCGGAGCTCTTGGTTGTTGGAGATGCTGTCCGCTTGAAACCAGCCCTCCCGTCTTACTCAGAGGAAGTCCATAACGCCGTTGAGGATGTTATGGTCATTGATGAAATACGCCTGGAACTTGTCAACTGCGTGAACGATCTCATGTCGGATCAACTGGCAGAGCGATATCAGGTTCGAGTGGCAGGAAAGGTCTATACGAACGCTCCCCAAAGAGCTAGTGCTGGGACCCACGGGACGAGCCAACCCTTGCCTATGAAGCACGAGGAAGTCATTGACGTGTTTCAATCGATTGGCATGGGTGGTTATGGGTCTTGGTACAGGGTGTGGGAAGGTGCCACGGTGGAAGTCTCACAGAATATGATAATTGGTCGTTGCTACGAGCCCGATGCTATGAACCTCTTGTTCGGGTCTTGCTCTTTGGGTCAGGATCTGTCGGGGGTGACCAAGGCGAGGGAGTATTCACGGAAAGTCGATGAACGTATTCCCGAAGGCAAAGACTGGTTTTGGGGCGACTTTCGAACTCAGACCCTCGCGATCGATACTCTCAATGGCCAGGATGTGGGCCACTACAGTGACGCACGCGATATCAAGATGTGGAGAGCGAATCTCCACATTCTTGATGGCACAGCGGATTCAGCCGATCTTCGCTTGGCTAAGCTTCCCGGCAATGTTGGTCGGCCCTCCACGAAGGCTCGGTCCAACTTCTCAGAGATTGGCAAGCTTAGCAGGCTGGTCAGTACAGGTCTTGGGGCCGCGGACGTGAGCAACCCAGTAAGCTCCGAAGAAGGGCCCAACCTgccagacgaggaagataccTCTGAATCAGATGAAGTTTTCACGTTAGCCATGAATCAACTCCCAGGGGGGACGGACGAATCAGAGGAAGGTGATTACAGGCCAAGCCCTGAGCCCTAGGGCAAACGGCCGAAGCACGATATTTGATCACGGATACTCTGAAGCTCCTTCTTGTCGATACTCTTGACCCGTTTTGTGAGTTCAGGCGTCAGGGGCTTCCTCAACATTAATACCTAGCGCAGGACCTAGGCTGATACGAGTAGGAGGTTCACTTATGGCGAGGAAACACTTACGTTCTGGTCTTTGACATACTTTGCTGATTGCTATTATATGTAACTACTGTAGGATTAGGGAAAGACATACATAAATAAATACGATTAAACTTCTACCACGGTCTTTTTAGTCTTTCTCCCAATAGTATCCGATGTTCTTATCAAGCGataagaggaagaaatgCCGCAGATAACCGGCACTCTGAAATGCATCGGATTGGCCCGCCAGCCAAATACTACATTACCTTGACTAAAAGGCGgggaataaaaaaaataaaaagaaaagcattTGGAGAGGGGCAACAACAAGTCAACTGTAACTCTCTTGTATACTCCTCAATCGATCATCCTCTCACAAGCCACAAGAATACTATCGCAACAATGGGTCTAGACGGCGTACCTCAAGCCCAAGCCGTAACAGTGAGTCTCAAAGACCTCATCAACGGTAAGCcaacatatatatataaacccACCTCCACAACAACCATAAATCTAACCTTGAACACCAGGAACCGTCTCCTTCGAGACCCTCACCGAAGCTTTCGGCCCCTCCTCTCTAGGCATAATCGTGGTAAAAGACCTAGACCCCGAATTCCAACGTCTACGCACCCAAGTCCTCTCCAACGCATCCTATCTCGCAGCCCTCCCCAACGACGAACTAGGTACAGTACACATCTACACTCCCCGGTCCAAAAACCCAACTAACCACCCCCCGAAACAACACAGAATCCCTAACCAGTCCCTCCGCAAAATACCTCGTAGGCTGGTCCTGCGGCAAAGAAACCCTGCGATCCGGCCACTTCGACACCCTCAAGGGCTCCTACTACGTCAACTGCGCATTCTACCAAGACCCCACCCTCCAAGGCGCCCCCGCCGACAACTTCCCCGATCTATCCGAGTACACAGCCCCGAATATCTGGCCGCCGGCGGACCGATTGCCTACGTTCCGGCCCGCGCTGGAAGAGCTCTGTAGGCTTGTTATTGATACTGCGGCATTGGTGGCGAGGGCGTGTGATCGGTATGCGACGGAGAATATTGAGGGGTATAAGAGTGGGTACTTGGAGCATGTTGTTAGGACGAGTTTGACGACGAAGGCGAGGTTGTTGCATTATTTTCCTGCCGAGGCTGGGGtgggagagagagatggggagggagagggagagggggaTGATGATTGGTGTGCGACGCATTTGGATCATGGGTGTTTGACGGGTTTGACTTCTGCTATGTTTGTCGATGAGGTTGCTAGTCCTCCTGGGCAGGGAGGCGAGCTTGTTGAGTTGGGGGCTTCGCCGGATCCGAAGGCTGGGCTTTATATTCAGTCGAGGACTGGGAAGGTGGTTAAGGTTAATATTCCTCGGGATTGTTTGGCTTTTCAGACCGGGGAGGCGTTGCAGCTTATTACGAGAGGGAAGTTTAGGGCTGTGCCGCATTTTGTGAAGGGCGCGAAGCCTTCTGCGGGCAAGAGGATTGCGAGGAATACGTTGGCCGTGTTTACACAGCCGaatttggaggaggaggtggagagtgGGAAGAGTTTTGCGGAGTTTGCGAGGGAGGTGGTGGCGAGGACTTATTAGGGTGGTGTGGAGATGAGATGTTTATTATCATGAttggtatgtatatagtCTTGAGTTTCACATATTAAGGTTGCTATTGTACAGTTGAAGTTGGGTTATCCAGATACCTATAGGTACAGCAAGCATTTCCCAGCCTGGAGGTTTCATCGCCGGGTTACGGCACGTAGGGTTCCAAAAGGTAAAACATCTGCAATCCTCTTTGCGCCGGTAAAGAGCATGCAAAGACGGTCGATTCCGCATCCCCAGCCACCTGTAGCGGGAAGGCCCCATTCCAGCGCCTCCAGGTAGCTCTCGTCGATTTCTGAAGACTCGTCTGCGTCCTTGCTGTAGCGTACTTGGTCTTCAAACTTGCGTCTTTGTTCAGACGGCGAGTTTTCCTCCTCGTATGTATTCACCACCTCCTTTCCTTCGATGAATAGTTCTCCCCGTGCAGCAACACGCTGGCCAGTGACTGGATGAATAAATGATTTGGACAAGGGCGATAGACATTCGGGAGGGTTGATGATAAAGGTCGGGTTTACACATTCGGGTTCAACATAGATGCTGCAGAGTTCATCCAAAAGTCGGGGGAGTGTTGGAGCCTCGGGAATCTCGAGTGATAAGTCCTTAAACAGTTGTTTCACTTGGGCCACGGCATCCGGAGACGTGAGATCTGGGAGCTTGCGAccgatcttttcttcaattccagTGAGGAAATCAATACGACGGAACGGCGTTGAGAAGTCAACTTCGGTGGGCTTCAGAGTACCGTCTTTGTTAGTATCGCGGATATGTTGTGCCATGCCGGACAGTAGACTCTCCGTCATAGACAAAAGGTCTTCCAGGTTGGCATAAGCATGATAGAATTCACATGTTGTAAACTCAGGGTTATGGGTCTTGTCAATGCCTATAGAAAGTCAGTCGTCCATGACTACTTTGTAAGAAAGCATTGAATAGATTGAGAGCAACGAACCTTCATTGCGAAACGAGGGTCCAATCTCGAAAACCCTATCAAAACCACCAACCACCAGGCGCTTCAGCCACAGTTCCGGTGCAATCCTGAGAGACAGCTGGCGGTCGGGAAATTCGGTCGCGGAAGTATAGAAGGGACGAGCGATAGCTCCACCGGCGATCGAATTGACGATGGGAGTGTTGACCTCCATGAAAGACCGATCAAGGAAGAATTGACGCAGATACTGAATGATCGCCGAGCGTGCCTTTATAATATCGGTCGTGGTTTGGTCTGCGAGGAACTGGACATGACGGGGGTATGGCGAGTTCTCGTGCTCTTTCGCATCCAGAGGGACATCATGGAGACAGGGAGACAAAAGCTGGGGCAATTCAGTGGCCACAACCGTGAGCTCTCCTCGTCCGGTGCGGTGAGGTCTACCTGTTACAGCTATGGCAAGGGTTCAGCCTAAGCGAACATACAGACGTGGCTGTAGAAAAACGTACAGAAAGCGTCACCGCGACGGAGCAAACGGTAAAGCTTCTTAAAGGCTTCCGGGGTTATCCCGGGCAGTTGACGAAGGTTGCACATAACTTGGACTTTGTGGCCATTTTGGAcgatatcgaagaagatCAATTTGCTTCCGGCAAGTCTATACGTACGTATCCTACCTACTAACCTAAGTACAAAAGACAACAAGGTAGAGCCGACTAAGGCTGAGACCTACCACAAACGACGACGGAGTCGCCTTCTACTGTTTCATTAATTTCTAGGTGGTTGTATCGGTCGCGGAATTCCGAACAGCTCACGGAGCGACCGTCTGCTGCTAAGCGAGGATACGGATCAGGACAGACATTTTGAACCTCTTGTAGCCGTTCCTTGAAAGCCCTTTCGGGCGAAGCTGCACTGCTGCTACTCCTAGTGCTGGTGGAAACAATGGAGGAATGGTTAATTGCTTGAGCCAGCTGAGCTCTGGAAGAGTAAGACCATTTTACATTCGTGGAGACGGACAACCCTGTTCTGATCATTCAAAGTTAGCACAGGGTCGAAGCGATAATGTGCgtacaaagaagaaagaaaacaaattcGAGCAATTGAATCCAGTCAGAGTCAAAAAGTAGCTTCCGTTGCGTTCATTGCCTACAAAGCAGGCATCATACTGCAGCGGTTCTGAATTGGAAGGGATCTGATTCGTCCTCGGATGGCTTTGCaggggaaaagaatataaGAAAGGCACAAGCGATGGTTCTTACCTTGACCAAAGTCTCCCAGAGACCAACTGTGAAGCCCACCTGGGGCGAACTGAATGCATTTGCAATGGATACGAGGTGGAAGACTACGAAGTCGTCCGTCACATCGCGGACGGTAAGAGAGTGTGTGGGAatcaaaaagcaaaacgagcgaaaagccgaagaaaaaTCGTTCGAAGGCGGTGAAGGTGGTCCAAGCTTCCGACAGGAACTTCCGATTAACCATCATTCCAGACAACATTTATCTCCATCCTCTATACCAGCATCAACCCAACTTCTTTCTAGTTTTGTCAGTAAAAGTCCATGGATTAGCTAACTATCAACGCTAATATCTTCCTAGTGTATATTCCGATTACCTTTTCAATAACCAACACCAtgtctttcctctttggcGGTCCCCCCAAGATGTCCTCGGCAGAGAAGATTGCTGCCGCAGAGACCGAAGTTGAGATGATTTCAGACATGTTCAACCGGTGAGCTCCTTGATACAATCCCAGTTCGCACTCAAAATCAATATTGCTTTGGAATTACCCTTCGAATCTCCGTTCACAAATGCAACTCGATATCTAAATGACAGCGATGCTAATGCCGACAATCTGCTTAGTCTGACCGAGTCTTGCACCAAGAAGTGCATTCCCAACGACTACCGTGAAGGCGACCTGAACAAGGGCGAGTCTGTCTGCCTCGACCGCTGCGTCTCCAAGTTCTTCGAAGTCAACATCAAGGTCAGCGAGAAGATGCAGGGCGAAGCCGCCAACAAGCAGGGCGGTGGTATGGGATTCGGCATGTAAACGGATGAGAAGTCTGCTGCCTCATGGGCAAAACCTCCCTTCCGAAACATAATTTATGTTCTTTTTACGCTCGAGTTTGCCTTTATGTTGCTCGTGTCAGGCGCGGATCTTGCCTTGGTTTCAGAGATCATCTTTTGCCGGGAAGCGTTGCATTTGGGTTTTAGTTCTCAAGATTGTCGATTCCGGGGCACTCTATGCCGGCTGGTTATGATCGCAGTCTGCTAGATGGGTGCTGGGGTGGTGAAAATGTTTGGGTCTTGGTCATGGTTCTGCGCATGGCATGGTTAATTGAatctttttatattatgTACAATAGAAGTGAATATATATGTCACAGTATTACATTACAGGTGTCGGTTCAAAACAACAACTACGAAGAGAACCCAGTGAATCTTCCTAACCGTGCAAGCCAGGAGcagttttgcttttcttcttccccacgGACCAACGTCTTAACCCTTGTTTCTATCTCCTCAATGTGTCTCTCAAACTCACCTAGCCCAGTCTCGACTTCCTCGACCTTGGACCCGAGGACATTGAGCTCGTAGTCTAGTTTTGCACTCATCATCTCGACCCGTCTCATGTGGTCCGTCAGTGAGGAGTGTTCCTCAGACAGGAGGTCACTAGATCTCTCTCGAATCCCTTGATAAtggttgagcttctccaaataGGTTGTGTTGACCCTTTCATGAGTTTCGTAGAACACTCGATTCAAGTCATCCACTGAACCCACTTGTTTTTCGACCCAGGGAACAGTGCCCTCGCTCAAGCCTTGAACTCTGGAGCTGAATATTCGTGCGTCAGACACTAGCATATCCTCTTCAGCAATagcttcttccaagctgGCGTCGGGGTTTTCGGAGTCTTCAACCTTCCCCTTCAAGTCTTCCCATCCCAGTATAACCTCTTCGACAGTGCTGAACGACAGATGTCGCGGCCAGTAATTATCCAAATGTTCACTGTCGTCTGCACGATAAAGCTCAGCACTGCTCTGCGGCCGGCGCAATGACATGATGCCAAACTCTGACGTCTGATCTTCGGCGGGTGCGTCAGTTGATCGCGTCTTCCACCGCTCTAGATCTTGCgactcctcatcttcccGAGTTAAAGACACCTTCTGGGAGCCATCGGAGGGTTCGTTTGATGCTACAGATTCGATTGTTATAGCTGGAAGTTTGACATCGGATGACTTTGGCACAAGGTTGTTAAGCGGTGTTTCGACACTCAGTTCGTGAGGCTGGGTTGGCATCTCGGTGTCAGGAACGCTCTCAGGTTCGGGTTGTCGACCGCCGTCAGAAGCGATCTTTGAAGGGGCTATCTCAGTGTCGCTCTCTAATGGAGGAATATAAGCTGCATCACCAACGAGATCCGCATCGTCCTTTGTCTTCGGGAGGTGTGACCGCAGACCCACTGCATCCTTGAACCTGCCAAACCCAGCTCGCGCATCTGACACTTTCCCACTAACTCCTCGCCGTACCAACCTGCCTATATTCTGATCTTTATCATCAAGGGTGTTACCAGATTCGAGAGGCTTTCCTGGGCGTTCCGACCCCTGATAAGAACGTTCCGCAATCAAATCATCGTGGGAGCTTCGTTTGCGACTGGTCCACAGGTATCCACCTTGATCATCTGTAGTAAACATCATGTCGGCACCTGGATGTCCTCCAGCAAAGCTATCTCCAACGCCGCCCTTGCGTGGTTTTCCTCTCCAAAGCCACTTTGCTCTTTCACCCGTGACTAGATGTGCGAAGTTGTCAACATCTAGGGTTTCAATATCAGCGATGCCGCCCTTTTCCCGGCCCCGCACCATACCCATGACCATTTCGCCTCCATGGCCACTCAACTCAGCCATGGTGGACTTAACGGCATCGGTCCAGCCCTCCGCATTTGCGGCCTTGGCAGTGACCCGATGGAGTCGGTCCAATGTTTGACGGTCCAATCTGCGGGTGCGTTTTAGCTTTTGAGATTTCTGGAAACTACTGATTCCTCTTTTTAAGTTAGAGATATCAAAGGCATCTTTGCCAACAGGTGCACCAAAAGCGTGAAGCCGATTTCGGGCCCCCATGAGCGTCCCGAGAAGCGCAGCCACAGTAGTTGGCCCCAAGACACCATCGCTGGGTTCGATATTGTATAGATCCACGCCAATGTCCGTCCACCAATCGCTAATTGCTGCTTCTGTCACATCACATAAGATCCCATCAACATACTCCGGAGCCAGATTTCCAAACATCATCAAGGCAATCTGGCACTGCTTCACAAGCTCTATGACGGCCGAATAAAGCGGGACTCTCTCGCTGGTCCGGTAAAGATGGTAGAACTTGGCTTCAGTTGCGGCCGTTGGTGGTTGTAGCTTTAATCCCGCTCGGCCTGAACAGTTCAGCCGTTTCAAGTTTTCGTTCACGATAAAATCGTCCTTGTGTTTATGGATGTCACCATCAGGCACCGGGATGACAGTAAGAGCTGAAGGAAATGTGCTCAAATAAGTTACGAACAGAGTCCCAAACGGTGTCTCTTTTCTGCGTGCTTCGCATTCTTTGACTGCATCGAAATATAGTTTTAAGCGGGGGGACCAAGTGGATTCATCCGTAGGAACGCTTAGCAATCCTGCTACC encodes:
- the pxa1 gene encoding putative peroxisomal ABC transporter (PXA1) (peroxisomal long-chain acyl-CoA transporter, ABC superfamily): MAAQSTLRSREDPLATLYHYYLNLFRSRFKRSSKTTKLIATVALFLSIVTTGYGGYKRLRQRAKERAQGRRLLRRNSGIRGKDGSRTIYVPYKDSLTSKVTIHPTKPTTFDAHRRLFLNPPASARAGDGESNQIPPPTTKPGLNLAFLHQFLSLGSIMVPRWGSKETGLLMGHGVFLLLRTYLSLLIARLDGEIVRDLVAGKGRAFMWGIVKWCGIGTLASYTNAMIKFLQSKVSIAFRTRLTRYIHDLYLTGDDNYYKLMNLDGGIGQGADQFITQDLTLFCSAAAALYSSMGKPLVDLFVFNYQLYRSLGPLALSGILTGYFSTAIVLRKLSPPFGKLKAVEGKKEGDFRGLHSRLLANAEEISFYGGADIERVFLTRSFKDLQRWLEGIYSLKIRYNMLEDVILKYSWSAFGYLITSLPVFLPAWGGLGGALELADTPESVGRERGRMKEFITNKRLMLSLADAGGRMMYSIKDISELAGYTSRVYTLISTLHRVHADAYYPPRGSHAELYSLADAQGTIHNGFDGVRLENVPIVAPSLYPHGGDELLESLSFVVHSGDHLLISGPNGVGKSAIARIIAGLWPVYRGLVSRPRGFGLDGIMFLPQRPYLSVGTLRDQVIYPHTEVDMRKGGISDACLQKILDDAHLGYLPTREGGWDSRKEWKDVLSGGEKQRMAMARLYYHEPRYAFLDEGTSAVSSDVEGLLYERAKERGITLITISTRASLKKYHTYNLTLGLGSEGEQWEFERIGTAKEKMNVEKELQELRKRLDKVDEWKQRREEIENELRKVWVEEGELAPPPYTEQPETAESPTVEELSS
- a CDS encoding uncharacterized protein (predicted protein), encoding MDWRAERAALDEYIEQLGMQPSYVPRPGEVVLWAPEYQGELAWNHETKRVEMYAPNQNEWLGTPAWRAGIVGQTPEEDTVLQDLVITAPKKWGVNYSGFRVETFPDPQSYDKSYSLHYKYVHLLCIKPFNAYELFLQGIPPEELHPSIGYAMTIMSSFSLLDKYHFKGTWPNAAIYCRGIFIGAELLVVGDAVRLKPALPSYSEEVHNAVEDVMVIDEIRLELVNCVNDLMSDQLAERYQVRVAGKVYTNAPQRASAGTHGTSQPLPMKHEEVIDVFQSIGMGGYGSWYRVWEGATVEVSQNMIIGRCYEPDAMNLLFGSCSLGQDLSGVTKAREYSRKVDERIPEGKDWFWGDFRTQTLAIDTLNGQDVGHYSDARDIKMWRANLHILDGTADSADLRLAKLPGNVGRPSTKARSNFSEIGKLSRLVSTGLGAADVSNPVSSEEGPNLPDEEDTSESDEVFTLAMNQLPGGTDESEEGQTAEARYLITDTLKLLLVDTLDPRFTYGEETLTFWSLTYFADCYYILSPNSIRSFGEGQQQVNCNSLVYSSIDHPLTSHKNTIATMGLDGVPQAQAVTVSLKDLINGTVSFETLTEAFGPSSLGIIVVKDLDPEFQRLRTQVLSNASYLAALPNDELESLTSPSAKYLVGWSCGKETLRSGHFDTLKGSYYVNCAFYQDPTLQGAPADNFPDLSEYTAPNIWPPADRLPTFRPALEELCRLVIDTAALVARACDRYATENIEGYKSGYLEHVVRTSLTTKARLLHYFPAEAGVGERDGEGEGEGDDDWCATHLDHGCLTGLTSAMFVDEVASPPGQGGELVELGASPDPKAGLYIQSRTGKVVKVNIPRDCLAFQTGEALQLITRGKFRAVPHFVKGAKPSAGKRIARNTLAVFTQPNLEEEVESGKSFAEFAREVVARTY
- a CDS encoding putative lysyl-tRNA synthetase (lysyl-tRNA synthetase (class II)); its protein translation is MVNRKFLSEAWTTFTAFERFFFGFSLVLLFDSHTLSYRPRCDGRLRSLPPRIHCKCIQFAPGGLHSWSLGDFGQVGSTLLSFVLRLVGRIRTYRLAGSKLIFFDIVQNGHKVQVMCNLRQLPGITPEAFKKLYRLLRRGDAFSVTGRPHRTGRGELTVVATELPQLLSPCLHDVPLDAKEHENSPYPRHVQFLADQTTTDIIKARSAIIQYLRQFFLDRSFMEVNTPIVNSIAGGAIARPFYTSATEFPDRQLSLRIAPELWLKRLVVGGFDRVFEIGPSFRNEGIDKTHNPEFTTCEFYHAYANLEDLLSMTESLLSGMAQHIRDTNKDGTLKPTEVDFSTPFRRIDFLTGIEEKIGRKLPDLTSPDAVAQVKQLFKDLSLEIPEAPTLPRLLDELCSIYVEPECVNPTFIINPPECLSPLSKSFIHPVTGQRVAARGELFIEGKEVVNTYEEENSPSEQRRKFEDQVRYSKDADESSEIDESYLEALEWGLPATGGWGCGIDRLCMLFTGAKRIADVLPFGTLRAVTRR